In Persicimonas caeni, a single window of DNA contains:
- a CDS encoding beta strand repeat-containing protein, translating into MALAQAAAFGAACSDDGTGGTGVNNGTLEPGTELVTLGEVSGTTSEMGGQASFDVVLAVQPTADVVISLASNDPEEGQADVSSLTFTPENWDAPQTVTVTGQDDDVADGDQTYAIVVESLETDDSRFDIFEKVEIELTNVDDETAGFTVTDPDGDTTEAGGQASFTVVLNSQPTADVTLELASSNPEEGTIDKSTLTFTADNWNAPQTVTATGQDDDVADGNQLYEVVFGETTSDDEEYAAIAPDAVELTNVDDETAGFTVSDPTGDTTEAGEQASFTVVLNSQPTADVTLTLGSSDPDEGTVDVSSLTFTPDNWNAPQTVTATGQDDDVADGNQLYEVVFSETISDDADYAAIVPDSVELTNVDDETPGISVNQVSSSTSEAGGQATFTVVLNSKPFDDVTVNFDTSDAGEGTVDQTSLTFTDQNWNAPQTVTLTGQDDDYADGDQPYNVVFSATTSNDAAYAAITPQNVAVTNTDDDSAGITVSPISGNTTEAGGQATFTVVLNSEPFDDVTVNFGSYNTREGTVGQSSLTFTDQNWNAPQTVTVTGQDDDVADGDQPYVIAFAATTSTDAAYAAITPQSVAVTNTDDDSAGITVSPISGNTSESGGQATFTVVLNSEPFDDVTVSFDSSDTGEGTVGQSSLTFTDQNWNAPQTVTLTGQNDDYADGDQPYNVVFSATTSNDAAYAAITPQNVAVTNTDDDSAGISVTVVDASSDEAGALAEFMVVLNSRPFDDVTVNFDSSDTSEGIVSRTSLTFTDQNWNAPQTVTVAGQDDNLDDGDQPYNVVFSATTSNDAAYAAITPQNVALTNTDDDSAGVTVSISAATSTEDGGAATFSVVLNSEPFDDVTFNFATSDATEGVPTANSLTFTSANWNAPQNIVVQGQDDDLADGDQPYAITFGATTSNDAAYAAISPQNVSLTNTDNDTAGIEVSAISGDTTEAGGQATFTVVLRSQPFDDVTVNFGSTDPGEGQVGTSSLTFTDANWSTPQVVTVTGQDDFVADGAQPYAITFSATTSSDAAYAAITPANVSVTNTDDDTAGISVTPLTGNTSEAGGQATFDVVLNSEPTGDVTLTYAVSDSSEGSVSPASLTFTPANWNTPQTIQVTGVDDNLSDGNQSYTLDFNASSSTDGNYDGLVPAQRSLSNVDNEVAVGTTGTTGRISGAEWIVCRADSSTAWVAANSGGVYNPTVACQSLGYSGADAWGGTCGTVCGYCGQQGNEYYDGGGGDATYLTFTVHWRCTQ; encoded by the coding sequence TTGGCTTTGGCACAAGCCGCCGCGTTTGGCGCAGCTTGTAGCGACGATGGCACCGGCGGGACCGGGGTCAATAACGGCACCTTGGAGCCGGGAACCGAGCTTGTGACCTTGGGTGAGGTGAGCGGGACGACCAGTGAGATGGGCGGCCAGGCCAGCTTCGATGTGGTGCTGGCCGTACAGCCCACGGCCGATGTCGTCATAAGCCTCGCCTCGAATGATCCCGAGGAGGGCCAGGCCGACGTCTCCTCGCTCACCTTCACTCCGGAAAACTGGGACGCGCCGCAGACGGTTACGGTGACCGGCCAAGACGACGATGTGGCCGACGGCGACCAGACCTACGCGATCGTGGTCGAGTCGCTCGAGACCGACGACAGCCGCTTCGACATCTTCGAGAAGGTCGAGATCGAGCTGACCAACGTAGACGACGAGACGGCAGGCTTCACGGTCACCGACCCCGACGGCGACACCACCGAGGCCGGTGGACAGGCGAGCTTCACGGTCGTCTTGAACTCGCAGCCGACTGCCGACGTGACGCTGGAGCTCGCGTCGAGCAATCCTGAAGAAGGCACGATCGATAAGTCGACGCTGACCTTCACCGCGGATAACTGGAACGCCCCGCAGACGGTCACCGCCACCGGCCAAGACGATGACGTCGCCGACGGAAACCAGCTCTACGAGGTGGTCTTCGGCGAGACGACCAGCGACGATGAAGAGTACGCAGCCATCGCGCCGGACGCCGTCGAGCTGACCAACGTCGACGACGAGACGGCCGGCTTCACCGTCAGCGACCCCACAGGTGACACCACCGAGGCAGGCGAGCAGGCGAGCTTTACGGTCGTCTTGAACTCGCAGCCGACCGCCGACGTGACGCTGACCCTCGGGTCGAGCGACCCCGACGAGGGCACAGTCGACGTCTCTTCGCTGACGTTTACGCCGGACAACTGGAACGCCCCGCAGACGGTCACCGCGACCGGCCAGGACGATGACGTCGCCGACGGAAACCAGCTCTATGAGGTGGTCTTTAGCGAGACGATCAGTGATGACGCCGACTACGCGGCGATCGTGCCCGACAGCGTCGAGCTGACCAACGTCGACGACGAGACGCCCGGGATTTCGGTGAATCAGGTCAGCAGCTCCACCAGTGAAGCCGGCGGCCAGGCCACGTTCACCGTGGTGCTCAACTCCAAGCCGTTCGACGACGTCACGGTCAACTTCGACACCAGTGACGCCGGCGAGGGCACGGTCGACCAGACCAGCCTGACGTTCACCGACCAGAACTGGAACGCCCCGCAGACGGTCACGTTGACCGGTCAAGACGACGACTATGCCGACGGCGACCAGCCGTACAACGTGGTCTTCTCGGCCACGACGAGCAACGACGCGGCTTACGCAGCGATCACCCCGCAGAACGTGGCGGTGACCAACACCGACGACGACTCGGCGGGCATCACCGTCAGCCCGATCAGCGGCAACACCACCGAAGCCGGCGGCCAGGCCACGTTCACCGTGGTGCTCAACTCCGAGCCCTTCGACGACGTCACCGTCAACTTCGGCTCGTACAACACCCGTGAAGGCACGGTCGGCCAGTCCAGCCTGACGTTCACCGACCAGAACTGGAACGCGCCGCAGACAGTCACCGTCACCGGCCAGGACGACGACGTGGCCGACGGCGACCAGCCATATGTGATTGCATTCGCGGCGACGACGAGCACCGACGCGGCCTACGCGGCGATCACCCCGCAGAGCGTGGCGGTGACCAACACCGACGACGACTCGGCGGGCATCACCGTCAGCCCGATCAGCGGCAATACCAGCGAGTCCGGCGGCCAGGCCACATTCACCGTGGTGCTCAACTCCGAGCCGTTCGACGACGTCACCGTCAGCTTCGATTCGAGCGACACAGGCGAGGGTACGGTCGGCCAGTCCAGCCTGACCTTCACGGACCAGAACTGGAACGCGCCGCAGACGGTCACGTTGACCGGCCAGAACGACGACTACGCCGACGGCGACCAGCCGTACAATGTGGTCTTCTCGGCCACGACGAGCAACGACGCGGCCTATGCGGCGATCACCCCGCAGAACGTGGCGGTGACCAACACCGACGACGACTCGGCGGGTATTTCGGTCACCGTGGTGGACGCTAGCTCCGACGAGGCCGGCGCGCTGGCTGAATTTATGGTCGTGCTCAACTCGCGCCCGTTCGACGACGTCACCGTCAACTTCGACTCGAGCGATACCAGCGAGGGCATCGTCTCGCGGACGAGCTTGACGTTCACCGACCAGAACTGGAACGCCCCCCAGACGGTCACCGTGGCCGGACAAGATGATAACTTGGATGACGGCGACCAGCCCTACAACGTGGTCTTCTCGGCCACGACGAGCAACGACGCGGCCTATGCGGCGATCACCCCGCAAAATGTGGCGTTGACGAACACCGATGATGACTCCGCTGGCGTAACGGTCAGCATCAGCGCCGCGACGAGCACCGAAGACGGCGGCGCGGCGACCTTCTCGGTCGTGCTCAACTCCGAGCCGTTCGACGATGTGACCTTCAACTTCGCCACCAGCGATGCTACCGAGGGTGTGCCGACCGCCAACAGCCTGACGTTCACCTCGGCAAACTGGAACGCGCCGCAAAATATCGTCGTCCAGGGCCAGGACGACGACTTGGCCGACGGCGACCAGCCGTACGCCATCACGTTCGGGGCGACGACGAGCAACGACGCGGCTTACGCGGCGATCTCGCCCCAAAATGTGTCGCTGACGAATACCGACAACGATACCGCTGGTATCGAGGTGAGTGCGATATCGGGTGACACGACCGAGGCGGGGGGCCAGGCCACGTTCACCGTGGTGCTTCGCTCGCAGCCCTTCGATGACGTGACCGTCAACTTCGGCTCCACCGACCCGGGCGAGGGTCAGGTGGGCACGTCGAGCTTGACCTTCACCGACGCCAACTGGAGCACCCCTCAGGTCGTGACCGTGACGGGTCAAGACGACTTCGTCGCTGACGGCGCTCAACCGTATGCGATCACATTCAGCGCGACGACGAGCAGTGACGCGGCTTACGCGGCGATCACTCCGGCGAATGTGTCGGTGACCAACACCGACGACGACACCGCCGGCATCTCCGTTACCCCGCTGACGGGCAACACTTCCGAGGCTGGCGGGCAAGCTACTTTCGACGTCGTACTCAACTCCGAGCCCACCGGCGACGTCACGCTGACCTACGCGGTCAGCGACAGCAGCGAAGGAAGTGTCTCGCCTGCGTCGTTGACGTTCACCCCCGCCAATTGGAATACCCCCCAGACCATTCAGGTCACCGGTGTGGACGACAACCTGTCAGACGGCAACCAGTCTTACACGCTCGACTTCAACGCCTCGTCGAGCACGGATGGTAACTACGACGGCCTCGTGCCGGCCCAACGGTCCCTCAGCAATGTCGATAATGAGGTAGCGGTGGGGACCACCGGCACGACTGGACGCATCTCGGGAGCTGAGTGGATTGTCTGTCGCGCCGATAGCAGCACAGCCTGGGTCGCGGCGAATAGTGGAGGCGTGTACAACCCGACCGTCGCCTGCCAATCGTTGGGATATTCAGGCGCCGACGCATGGGGGGGAACTTGCGGCACCGTGTGCGGTTATTGCGGCCAACAGGGCAACGAGTATTACGACGGCGGTGGCGGTGACGCCACTTACCTGACCTTCACCGTCCATTGGAGGTGCACACAATAA
- the deoC gene encoding deoxyribose-phosphate aldolase, with the protein MSDTYQTPRVPPIDQVGIEERAGRFKTRSIKKAAKKAGLNLAITMVDLTTLAGMDTPGKVRMLCRKARLPSQTLDTPKVAAVCVYPSMVPIAVEELEGTGINIASVATYFPSGQSSLEGRLADTREAVEAGANEIDMVINRGAFLAGEYVRVFDEICAVREACGDAHLKVILETGELETYDNVRLASQIAIDAGAHFIKTSTGKVKPAATMPVTLVMLQTIRDHFLKTGEMVGMKPAGGIRDAKLALRYLAMVKETLGDAWLSNEWFRFGASSLLNDLLMQLEKLESGRYHSSRYLSIS; encoded by the coding sequence ATGTCAGATACTTACCAAACGCCGCGCGTGCCGCCGATCGACCAGGTCGGAATCGAGGAGCGCGCGGGTCGCTTCAAGACGCGCAGCATCAAGAAGGCGGCCAAGAAGGCCGGCCTGAACTTGGCCATCACGATGGTCGATTTGACCACGCTGGCCGGCATGGACACCCCCGGCAAAGTGCGCATGTTGTGCCGCAAAGCGCGGCTGCCCAGCCAGACGCTGGACACCCCGAAGGTCGCCGCCGTCTGTGTCTACCCGAGCATGGTGCCGATCGCCGTCGAGGAGCTCGAGGGCACCGGCATCAATATCGCGTCGGTCGCCACCTACTTTCCCAGCGGCCAGTCCTCGCTCGAGGGGCGCCTCGCCGACACCAGAGAGGCCGTCGAGGCGGGCGCCAACGAGATCGACATGGTCATCAACCGCGGCGCGTTTTTGGCCGGCGAGTACGTGCGGGTCTTTGATGAGATCTGCGCGGTGCGAGAGGCCTGCGGCGACGCCCACCTCAAGGTGATCTTGGAGACCGGCGAGCTCGAGACCTACGACAACGTGCGTCTGGCCAGCCAGATCGCCATCGACGCCGGGGCGCATTTCATCAAGACGTCGACCGGCAAGGTCAAGCCGGCGGCGACGATGCCCGTGACGCTCGTCATGCTGCAGACCATCCGCGACCACTTCTTGAAGACCGGCGAGATGGTCGGCATGAAGCCGGCCGGCGGCATCCGCGACGCCAAGCTCGCCCTTCGTTACCTGGCGATGGTCAAAGAGACGCTGGGCGACGCCTGGCTGTCGAACGAATGGTTCCGCTTTGGCGCCTCGTCGCTCCTGAATGACCTGCTCATGCAGCTCGAGAAGCTCGAGAGCGGTCGCTATCACTCCAGCCGTTACCTGAGCATCAGCTAA
- a CDS encoding HAD family hydrolase codes for MDVERVVAVVVAGLGISLALGGCASPSQTAPEDEKPMNEKPAADRAAEHTEARLLDPNVDGWTDANRAAINAMLAEQAAKLANRSAGERVVAVFDWDNTVIKNDVGDATMEWMIDHNLIAQPPAKDWSKTNPALTEAATAALSAACDAAGEPGEWLQTAGEDGPNACGREIWSIYSTSQTTGGDAAWTDEMTETINQPYAWVAQLQAGHTPDEVRAFATEAFEERLEAPVDSGRYIRIYEPMRDLIGALQANGVEVWVVTASPQYVVDPIAERAGVPGERVIGIRNVLADGKLTYGFQGCGPAADNNTTMMTYDVGKRCWINKEIFELPADAQMSIPEDASRRPVFVAGDSDTDIGMLVDATDLRLVIDRHKGGVMCLATANGDGTWLIQPMFIEPKAQRSAAYQCSEAD; via the coding sequence ATGGATGTCGAACGTGTTGTTGCTGTCGTCGTGGCCGGGCTCGGGATCTCGCTGGCCCTCGGAGGTTGTGCGTCGCCGAGTCAGACGGCGCCCGAAGATGAGAAACCGATGAATGAGAAGCCCGCAGCCGATCGAGCCGCCGAACACACTGAAGCGCGCCTGCTCGACCCGAACGTCGACGGCTGGACCGACGCCAACCGCGCCGCGATCAACGCCATGCTCGCCGAGCAGGCCGCCAAGCTTGCCAATCGGAGCGCCGGCGAGCGCGTCGTCGCGGTGTTCGACTGGGACAACACCGTCATCAAAAACGACGTGGGCGACGCCACCATGGAGTGGATGATCGACCACAACCTCATCGCCCAACCGCCGGCCAAAGATTGGTCGAAGACGAACCCCGCCTTGACCGAGGCGGCCACCGCGGCCCTGTCGGCGGCCTGCGACGCCGCCGGCGAGCCCGGCGAGTGGCTGCAGACGGCGGGCGAAGACGGGCCGAACGCGTGTGGCCGAGAGATCTGGTCGATCTATTCGACGAGCCAGACCACCGGCGGCGATGCGGCCTGGACCGACGAGATGACCGAGACGATCAACCAACCCTACGCCTGGGTCGCGCAACTGCAGGCGGGGCACACGCCCGACGAGGTGCGCGCGTTTGCCACCGAAGCCTTCGAGGAGCGCCTCGAGGCGCCCGTCGACAGCGGTCGCTATATCCGCATCTACGAGCCGATGCGCGATCTCATCGGCGCGCTGCAGGCCAACGGCGTCGAGGTGTGGGTCGTCACCGCCTCGCCGCAATACGTCGTCGACCCGATCGCCGAGCGTGCCGGCGTGCCCGGCGAGCGCGTCATCGGCATCCGAAACGTGCTGGCCGACGGCAAGCTCACCTACGGCTTCCAGGGCTGCGGCCCCGCCGCCGACAACAACACCACGATGATGACCTACGACGTAGGCAAGCGCTGCTGGATCAACAAAGAGATCTTCGAGCTCCCGGCCGACGCGCAGATGAGCATTCCCGAAGACGCCTCCAGGCGGCCGGTCTTCGTCGCCGGCGACTCCGACACCGACATCGGCATGCTCGTCGACGCCACCGACCTGCGGCTGGTCATCGATCGCCACAAAGGCGGCGTGATGTGCCTGGCCACGGCCAACGGAGACGGCACCTGGCTCATCCAGCCGATGTTCATCGAGCCGAAGGCGCAGCGCTCGGCGGCCTACCAATGCAGCGAGGCGGACTGA